In Novosphingobium resinovorum, the following are encoded in one genomic region:
- a CDS encoding alpha/beta fold hydrolase → MDEFLERRRAMQVLGQVLGAGVVATSLATRPAAAADKAPAPLAPAPAPATGEVKMRRAYADGPYGQIHYLDAVKGRPLVLLHQAVMTANQFDRVFAPLVAHGFRPIAIDLPGFGLSDKPPFEPAVSDYAAVVPAVLDALGIRRAAVVGHHTGALVTNEVAVRFPDRVIANVICGPLFIPEEQRAALIADIGGRERAFRALPHAAHMNQLAEARERYAMGTISPERISDYVVQAMLAFQRGAYWYGHNAGLTYRQEGPLMKIRQPTLLLTNTGDMLYQSALKAKEMRPDFKLVELQGGGIDIVDQQPGQWSAAIADFLRPIL, encoded by the coding sequence ATGGACGAGTTTCTGGAACGTCGCCGGGCGATGCAGGTATTGGGGCAAGTATTGGGCGCAGGCGTGGTCGCCACCTCGCTGGCTACCCGCCCGGCGGCAGCGGCGGACAAGGCGCCCGCGCCTCTCGCTCCCGCCCCCGCCCCCGCTACCGGCGAGGTGAAGATGCGCCGCGCCTATGCCGATGGACCCTATGGCCAGATTCACTACCTCGACGCGGTAAAAGGACGGCCGCTGGTCCTGCTGCATCAGGCCGTAATGACCGCCAACCAGTTCGATCGTGTCTTCGCCCCGCTGGTGGCCCACGGCTTCCGTCCGATCGCCATCGACCTGCCCGGTTTCGGCCTGTCCGACAAACCGCCGTTCGAACCTGCCGTCAGCGACTATGCCGCGGTGGTGCCGGCCGTGCTCGACGCGCTCGGCATCCGGCGGGCGGCGGTCGTCGGCCATCATACCGGGGCGCTGGTGACCAACGAAGTCGCGGTCCGGTTCCCCGACCGTGTCATCGCCAACGTCATCTGCGGCCCCCTCTTCATTCCCGAGGAGCAGCGGGCCGCCCTGATCGCCGACATCGGCGGCCGCGAACGCGCGTTCCGCGCACTGCCGCATGCCGCCCACATGAACCAGCTGGCCGAGGCGCGCGAGCGCTATGCGATGGGCACGATCAGCCCCGAGCGCATCAGCGACTATGTCGTGCAGGCCATGCTCGCCTTCCAGCGCGGTGCCTACTGGTACGGCCACAATGCGGGCCTGACCTACCGACAGGAGGGACCGTTGATGAAGATCCGCCAGCCCACGCTGCTTCTGACCAACACCGGCGACATGCTCTACCAGTCGGCCCTGAAAGCCAAGGAAATGCGCCCGGATTTCAAGCTGGTGGAACTGCAGGGCGGCGGCATCGACATCGTCGATCAGCAGCCCGGGCAGTGGTCCGCCGCGATCGCCGATTTCCTGCGTCCGATCCTCTGA
- a CDS encoding DUF4178 domain-containing protein, with protein MSNCPSCGAALPVRSGVLPYTTCAYCRSLLLRDGLEVQDVGKIAVLPPDVSPIQLGTGLQVEGLALTVVGRVRWGWADGSWNEWLLDGGDGTERWLGEAMGAFMLTAARADLLEQPMIADFAAGGQIAVGARLAVEGVTLLTIDCKEAECLGSEGDLPFPTLPGRTMTSIDFRGPNREAVSLQRDARGASVWLGYYSDLASLAPSNLRAIDGWIIPRELMR; from the coding sequence GTGAGCAACTGTCCTTCATGCGGCGCGGCCCTGCCTGTGCGCAGCGGCGTCCTGCCCTATACCACCTGCGCCTACTGCCGCTCGCTGCTCCTGCGTGACGGGCTGGAGGTGCAGGACGTCGGAAAGATTGCTGTCCTGCCGCCCGACGTCTCGCCGATTCAGCTGGGCACCGGCCTGCAGGTCGAGGGACTTGCGCTCACCGTCGTCGGGCGGGTCCGCTGGGGCTGGGCCGACGGCTCGTGGAACGAGTGGCTGCTCGATGGCGGCGACGGCACCGAGCGCTGGCTGGGCGAGGCGATGGGGGCGTTCATGCTGACCGCCGCGCGCGCCGACCTCCTCGAACAGCCGATGATCGCGGACTTCGCGGCAGGCGGGCAAATCGCGGTCGGCGCCCGTCTCGCGGTGGAAGGCGTCACCTTGCTGACCATCGACTGCAAGGAGGCCGAATGCCTCGGTAGCGAGGGGGACCTGCCGTTCCCGACGCTTCCGGGTCGCACGATGACCAGCATCGACTTTCGCGGCCCCAACCGTGAGGCGGTAAGCCTGCAGCGCGATGCGCGGGGGGCGTCGGTCTGGCTGGGCTATTACAGCGACCTCGCCTCGCTCGCGCCCTCGAACCTGCGTGCGATCGACGGGTGGATCATCCCGCGCGAGCTGATGCGATGA
- a CDS encoding sensor domain-containing diguanylate cyclase, whose translation MIHESYRRSRWYPGEVLGTALAYFACASLALVLTRFDGGIAVVWLAGAVLFARLHVTPRRRWAPVVLACTPLAICSSQLFGFKGLTGVGLPLLCIIEAVGAAWLMRRVFPRFGRFQSVAEVTAFLVVCGVMVPAVTALFAAVMTTAVRNIGFWSAWRDWYAGHALGFIVFAPPLLLFLRGDVAHWTRTAGTRVRKRTFGLLGLVLLASLATFGQSKIPLVVVPFLPMIAATFRLGRFGAVSSIVILISVGLGCSLAGIGPTALLTGGMALKLQVLQIYFASIVMLLLPLAAELYARRRIVERLHAAEALHRLVLDRMSDVVLRAGIDGTVRYASPSVERVTGYPAAELGGRPLFNLIVPDDLPMVLDTRRVVLAAPEDSAIIEYRVIQKSGAIIWVESHVRAMVDADGNISGTVSIIREVTERRHIVEDLKNKAMTDPLTGACNRRAFDDALGALVSSPPIGAEPGCLAVFDLDHFKRINDEYGHAAGDAVLVRFVAIVRAAVREGDLVARLGGEEFAVLLAGLSVEHAQLVCERIRTRLGTVGVETASGSVIAATVSVGIAPLSVDSDPERIVAAADAALNRAKRSGRNQSAAA comes from the coding sequence ATGATTCACGAGTCGTATCGTCGCAGCAGGTGGTATCCGGGGGAGGTGCTCGGCACCGCGCTCGCGTATTTCGCCTGTGCGTCGCTGGCGCTCGTGCTGACCCGTTTCGACGGCGGCATCGCGGTAGTGTGGCTGGCGGGGGCGGTGCTGTTCGCCCGGCTCCATGTCACGCCGCGCCGACGCTGGGCACCGGTGGTCCTGGCCTGTACTCCGCTGGCGATCTGCTCCTCGCAGCTGTTCGGATTCAAGGGCCTGACCGGGGTTGGCCTGCCGCTGCTCTGCATTATCGAGGCGGTCGGTGCGGCATGGCTGATGCGCAGGGTGTTTCCCCGGTTCGGCCGTTTCCAGTCGGTGGCGGAAGTCACAGCGTTCCTGGTCGTCTGCGGCGTCATGGTGCCTGCGGTGACGGCGCTGTTCGCGGCGGTCATGACCACGGCGGTGCGTAACATCGGCTTCTGGTCGGCCTGGCGGGACTGGTACGCCGGACATGCGCTTGGTTTCATCGTGTTCGCGCCGCCGCTACTGTTGTTCCTGCGCGGCGACGTCGCACACTGGACGCGCACCGCCGGGACGCGCGTACGCAAGCGGACATTCGGGCTGCTGGGGCTCGTGCTGCTCGCGTCGCTGGCGACATTCGGCCAAAGCAAAATTCCGCTCGTCGTCGTCCCGTTCCTGCCGATGATCGCCGCGACGTTCAGGCTGGGCCGGTTCGGTGCGGTTTCGTCCATCGTCATCCTGATCTCGGTTGGTCTCGGCTGTTCGCTTGCGGGGATCGGGCCGACGGCGCTGCTGACCGGCGGAATGGCGCTCAAGCTGCAGGTGCTGCAGATCTATTTCGCCTCGATCGTGATGCTGCTGCTGCCGCTCGCGGCGGAACTCTACGCGCGGCGGCGCATCGTCGAGCGTCTTCACGCGGCCGAAGCGCTGCACCGGCTCGTCCTCGACCGCATGAGCGACGTGGTGCTGCGCGCCGGCATCGACGGCACGGTGCGTTATGCCTCCCCCTCGGTCGAGCGCGTTACCGGCTATCCGGCGGCCGAGCTCGGGGGGCGGCCGCTGTTCAACCTTATCGTGCCGGACGACCTGCCGATGGTTCTCGACACGCGCCGCGTGGTGCTGGCGGCGCCGGAGGACAGCGCCATCATCGAATATCGCGTCATCCAGAAGAGCGGCGCGATCATATGGGTGGAGAGCCACGTGCGCGCGATGGTCGATGCGGACGGCAACATATCAGGCACCGTCAGCATCATCCGCGAGGTTACCGAACGCCGCCATATCGTCGAGGATCTCAAGAACAAGGCGATGACCGACCCGCTGACCGGCGCCTGCAACCGCCGCGCGTTCGACGATGCGCTGGGTGCGCTGGTTTCGTCGCCGCCGATCGGCGCCGAGCCGGGTTGTCTCGCGGTTTTCGACCTCGACCACTTCAAGCGGATCAACGACGAATACGGCCATGCCGCCGGTGACGCGGTGCTGGTGCGCTTCGTGGCCATCGTCCGGGCGGCGGTGCGCGAAGGGGATCTCGTCGCGCGGCTCGGCGGGGAGGAATTCGCCGTATTGCTAGCCGGCCTGTCGGTGGAGCACGCGCAACTGGTGTGCGAGCGCATCCGCACCCGCCTCGGCACGGTCGGCGTGGAAACGGCGTCGGGAAGCGTCATTGCCGCGACCGTTAGCGTCGGCATCGCACCGCTGTCCGTGGACAGCGACCCGGAGCGGATCGTGGCGGCCGCCGACGCGGCGCTCAACCGGGCGAAGCGGAGCGGGCGCAACCAGTCGGCCGCAGCCTGA
- a CDS encoding SPFH domain-containing protein yields the protein MFGFLKKQFVDVIDWLERPGDLAWRVPFEDREIQNGAQLTVREGQMALFVNEGNLADTFESGLHRLDTANLPVLTSLMHCDKGFRSPFKSDVVFLSFKEQQGLKWGTGQPVTVRDAEFGPLRLRAFGSYSFRIAAVEPFVDRILGTLDGVSTASLEPQLRAAIQTAIATALGGGGVPFLDLAANQQALSERIRVEVDKAFAQWGLTCLSFYVESISLPEEVQAHLDKGSSMRVLGDLGNYTRFQAAEAIEAAAGQEGGSVAGIGAGVAAATALGGAMAQGLGTQATAAAAPAEDPIATIEKLHKLVTLGALSQEEFDAKKAELLSRIR from the coding sequence ATGTTCGGTTTTCTGAAGAAGCAGTTCGTCGATGTCATCGACTGGCTGGAGCGGCCCGGCGACCTTGCCTGGCGCGTTCCGTTCGAGGATCGCGAAATCCAGAACGGCGCCCAGTTGACCGTGCGCGAAGGCCAAATGGCGCTGTTCGTCAACGAAGGCAATCTGGCGGATACCTTCGAATCCGGCCTGCACCGGCTCGATACCGCGAACCTGCCGGTGCTCACCAGCCTGATGCACTGTGACAAGGGCTTTCGCTCGCCGTTCAAGTCGGACGTCGTGTTCCTGTCGTTCAAGGAGCAACAGGGCCTGAAGTGGGGCACCGGCCAGCCGGTGACGGTACGCGACGCCGAATTCGGCCCGCTGCGCCTGCGCGCCTTCGGCTCCTATTCGTTCCGCATCGCCGCGGTCGAGCCGTTCGTGGACCGGATCCTTGGCACGCTCGACGGCGTCAGCACTGCGTCTCTCGAGCCGCAACTGCGCGCCGCGATCCAGACTGCGATCGCCACCGCGCTCGGCGGCGGCGGGGTGCCGTTCCTCGATCTCGCGGCCAACCAGCAGGCGCTCTCCGAACGCATCCGCGTGGAAGTCGACAAGGCCTTCGCGCAGTGGGGCCTGACCTGCCTCTCCTTCTACGTCGAGAGCATCTCGCTTCCGGAGGAAGTGCAGGCCCATCTCGACAAGGGCTCCTCGATGCGCGTGCTGGGCGACCTCGGCAACTACACCCGCTTCCAGGCGGCGGAGGCCATCGAGGCCGCAGCCGGGCAGGAAGGCGGATCGGTGGCCGGGATCGGCGCGGGCGTGGCCGCAGCGACGGCGCTCGGCGGCGCCATGGCGCAGGGCCTCGGCACGCAGGCTACGGCCGCCGCCGCTCCCGCCGAGGACCCCATCGCCACCATCGAAAAACTGCACAAGCTGGTGACCCTGGGCGCGCTCAGCCAGGAGGAGTTCGACGCCAAGAAGGCCGAGCTTCTCTCGCGCATCCGCTGA